One segment of Prionailurus bengalensis isolate Pbe53 chromosome E3, Fcat_Pben_1.1_paternal_pri, whole genome shotgun sequence DNA contains the following:
- the ZNF598 gene encoding E3 ubiquitin-protein ligase ZNF598 isoform X2, producing MAAAVAGAEGRRAALEAAAAVTPERGGGSCVLCCGDLEATALGRCDHPVCYRCSTKMRVLCEQRYCAVCREELRQVVFGKKLPAFATIPLHQLQHEKKYDIYFADGKVFALYRQLLQHECPQCPELPPFGLFGDLEQHMRRQHELFCCKLCLRHLKIFTYERKWYSRKDLARHRMQGDPDDTSHRGHPLCKFCDERYLDNDELLKHLRRDHYFCHFCDSDGAQDYYSDYAYLREHFREKHFLCEEGRCSTEQFTHAFRTEIDLKAHRTACHSRSRAEARQNRQIDLQFSYTPRHSRRNEGVVGGEDYEEVDRYNRQGRAGRASGRGAQQSRRGSWREEEDREVAAAIRASVAAQQQQQQQQQQQQQQQQETRRSEDREEGGRPKKEEAGVRGLEEFRGARRPPRTQGEGPGELTLPWRGSHLGGPKEASANGPISQESLPAAGPAAGAMLPSTLPPPTSKLKDEDFPSLCASTSSSASSSSTAAAALGPAGLALAYQVPARGRSTFQEDDFPALVSSASKPSSAPTSLISAWNSSGSKKVAHPTTGAQAAGGSSQPPRKAGKGGKGSKKGGPPPSEEEEEDGRAGLTAQELRSVPTTVAVSSLLALASTQTLTKVGKKKKVGSEKPGAASPPPPPPDRDGPPGAERVPGAPTGRAEGPVAVIVNGHTEGPAPARSTPKEPPGLPRPLGPLPCPTAQEDFPALGVPCPPRMPPPPGFNAVVLLKGTPPPPPPGLVPPVSKPPPGFSGLLPSPHPACVPSTATATKAPRLTPAPQAYLVPENFRERNLQLIQSIRDFLQSDEARFSKFKSQSGEFRQGVISAAQYYKSCRDLLGENFQKIFNELLVLLPDTAKQQELLSAHTHFRGRERPPGTKAKKKKSAWQASARPAGLDCCVCPTCQQVLAHGDVSSHQALHAAQDNDFPSLQAIARILT from the exons GTGGTCTTTGGGAAGAAGCTTCCCGCCTTTGCCACAATCCCCCTCCACCAGTTGCAGCACGAGAAGAAATATGACATCTATTTCGCGGACGGCAAGGTTTTTGCCTTGTACAG GCAGCTGCTTCAGCACGAGTGCCCACAGTGCCCCGAGCTGCCGCCGTTCGGCCTCTTCGGAGACCTGGAGCAGCACATGCGGAGGCAGCACGAGCTCTTCTGCTGCAAGCTGTGCCTCAGGCACCTCAAG ATCTTCACGTACGAGCGCAAATGGTACTCGCGCAAGGACCTGGCGCGGCACCGCATGCAGGGGGACCCCGATGACACGTCCCACCGCGGGCACCCGCTCTGCAAGTTCTGTGACGAGCGCTACCTGGACAACGACGAGCTGCTGAAACACCTGCGGCGAGACCACTACTTCTGCCACTTCTGCGACTCGGACGGGGCCCAAGACTACTACAG CGACTACGCCTACCTGCGCGAACACTTCCGGGAGAAGCACTTCCTGTGTGAGGAGGGTCGCTGCAGCACCGAGCAGTTCACCCATGCCTTCCGCACCGAGATTGACCTCAAGGCCCACAGGACGGCCTGCCACAGCCGCAGCCGTGCCGAGGCCCGCCAGAATCGCCAGATCGACCTGCAGTTCAGCTACACGCCACGGCACTCTCGCCGGAACGAGG GGGTCGTCGGGGGCGAGGACTACGAGGAGGTGGACAGGTACAACCGCCAAGGCCGTGCGGGCCGGGCCAGTGGTCGCGGAGCCCAGCAGAGCCGCCGAGGAAGCTGGAG GGAAGAAGAGGACCGGGAAGTGGCAGCTGCCATCCGGGCCTCAGTGGCcgcacagcagcagcagcagcagcagcagcaacagcagcagcagcagcagcaggagacaCGCAGGAGTGAGGACCGGGAGGAGGGCGGCAGGCCCaagaaggaggaggcaggggtgcgGGGTCTCGAGGAGTTCCGAGGTGCCCGGCGTCCGCCCCGGACTCAGGGTGAAGGTCCAGGTGAGTTGACTCTGCCCTGGCGTGGGAGCCACTTGGGAG GCCCCAAGGAAGCCTCAGCCAATGGTCCTATAAGCCAGGAGTCCCTCCCGGCAGCCGGCCCGGCCGCAGGGGCCATGCTTCCAAG caccctcccgccccccacctcgAAGCTCAAGGACGAAGACTTCCCCAGCCTCTgcgcctccacctcctcctccgcctcctcctcgtCCACCGCCGCGGCTGCTCTGGGCCCCGCGGGGCTGGCACTGGCCTACCAGGTGCCTGCCAGAGGCAGGAGCACCTTCCAGGAGGACGACTTCCCCGCCCTGGTGTCCTCCGCCTCGAAGCCCAGCTCCGCCCCCACCAGCCTCATTTCTGCCTGGAACAGCAGTGGCAGCAAGAAAGTGGCGCATCCCACCACAGGGGCCCAGGCTGCTGGCGGCAGCAGCCAGCCCCCCAGGAAGGCTGGGAAGGGGGGCAAGGGCAGCAAGAAGGGCGGGCCACCCCcctcagaggaggaggaggaggatggccGCGCCGGCCTCACCGCCCAGGAGCTCCGGAGCGTGCCCACCACGGTGGCCGTCTCCTCCCTGCTGGCACTGGCCTCCACCCAGACCCTCACCAAggttggcaagaaaaagaaggtgGGCTCAGAGAAGCCAGGTGCCGCCTcgccgcccccaccgccccctgaCAGAGATGGACCCCCTGGGGCCGAGCGGGTCCCCGGCGCACCCACCGGCAGAGCCGAGGGGCCAGTTGCCGTAATTGTCAACGGACACACGGAGGGGCCGGCCCCGGCTCGGAGCACACCCAAGGAGCCCCCTGGGCTCCCACGGCCCCTggggccccttccctgccccacagCCCAAGAAGACTTCCCAGCACTGGGAGTCCCCTGCCCACCCAggatgccccctcccccag GCTTCAACGCCGTGGTGCTCCTGAAGggcactccacccccacccccacccggcctGGTGCCCCCTGTCAGCAAGCCGCCGCCTGGCTTCTCCGGCCTCCTGCCCAGCCCACACCCGGCCTGCGTCCCCAGCACTGCCACCGCCACAAAAGC ACCGAGGCTGACACCTGCACCACAGGCCTACCTGGTGCCCGAGAACTTCCGGGAGAGGAACCTGCAGCTCATCCAGTCCATCAGGGACTTCCTGCAGAGTGACGAGGCCCGCTTCAGCAAGTTCAAGAGCCAATCGGGGGAGTTCAGACAG GGCGTGATCTCCGCGGCCCAGTATTACAAGAGCTGCCGTGACCTGCTCGGGGAGAACTTCCAGAAGATCTTCAACGAGCTGCTGGTGCTCCTTCCCGACACGGCCAAGCAACAGGAGCTGCTGTCCGCGCACACGCACTTCCGAGGCCGAGAGAGGCCTCCGGGCACCAAGGCCAAGAAGAAGAAGAGCGCGTGGCAGGCCAGTGCCCGGCCGGCGGGCCTGGACTGCTGCGTGTGCCCCACCTGCCAGCAGGTGCTCGCACATGGGGACGTCAGCAGCCACCAGGCACTGCACGCCGCCCAGGACAACGACTTTCCCTCCCTGCAAGCCATCGCCAGGATCCTCACGTAG
- the ZNF598 gene encoding E3 ubiquitin-protein ligase ZNF598 isoform X4: MAAAVAGAEGRRAALEAAAAVTPERGGGSCVLCCGDLEATALGRCDHPVCYRCSTKMRVLCEQRYCAVCREELRQVVFGKKLPAFATIPLHQLQHEKKYDIYFADGKVFALYRQLLQHECPQCPELPPFGLFGDLEQHMRRQHELFCCKLCLRHLKIFTYERKWYSRKDLARHRMQGDPDDTSHRGHPLCKFCDERYLDNDELLKHLRRDHYFCHFCDSDGAQDYYSDYAYLREHFREKHFLCEEGRCSTEQFTHAFRTEIDLKAHRTACHSRSRAEARQNRQIDLQFSYTPRHSRRNEGVVGGEDYEEVDRYNRQGRAGRASGRGAQQSRRGSWREEEDREVAAAIRASVAAQQQQQQQQQQQQQQQQETRRSEDREEGGRPKKEEAGVRGLEEFRGARRPPRTQGEGPGPKEASANGPISQESLPAAGPAAGAMLPSTLPPPTSKLKDEDFPSLCASTSSSASSSSTAAAALGPAGLALAYQVPARGRSTFQEDDFPALVSSASKPSSAPTSLISAWNSSGSKKVAHPTTGAQAAGGSSQPPRKAGKGGKGSKKGGPPPSEEEEEDGRAGLTAQELRSVPTTVAVSSLLALASTQTLTKVGKKKKVGSEKPGAASPPPPPPDRDGPPGAERVPGAPTGRAEGPVAVIVNGHTEGPAPARSTPKEPPGLPRPLGPLPCPTAQEDFPALGVPCPPRMPPPPGFNAVVLLKGTPPPPPPGLVPPVSKPPPGFSGLLPSPHPACVPSTATATKAPRLTPAPQAYLVPENFRERNLQLIQSIRDFLQSDEARFSKFKSQSGEFRQGVISAAQYYKSCRDLLGENFQKIFNELLVLLPDTAKQQELLSAHTHFRGRERPPGTKAKKKKSAWQASARPAGLDCCVCPTCQQVLAHGDVSSHQALHAAQDNDFPSLQAIARILT; this comes from the exons GTGGTCTTTGGGAAGAAGCTTCCCGCCTTTGCCACAATCCCCCTCCACCAGTTGCAGCACGAGAAGAAATATGACATCTATTTCGCGGACGGCAAGGTTTTTGCCTTGTACAG GCAGCTGCTTCAGCACGAGTGCCCACAGTGCCCCGAGCTGCCGCCGTTCGGCCTCTTCGGAGACCTGGAGCAGCACATGCGGAGGCAGCACGAGCTCTTCTGCTGCAAGCTGTGCCTCAGGCACCTCAAG ATCTTCACGTACGAGCGCAAATGGTACTCGCGCAAGGACCTGGCGCGGCACCGCATGCAGGGGGACCCCGATGACACGTCCCACCGCGGGCACCCGCTCTGCAAGTTCTGTGACGAGCGCTACCTGGACAACGACGAGCTGCTGAAACACCTGCGGCGAGACCACTACTTCTGCCACTTCTGCGACTCGGACGGGGCCCAAGACTACTACAG CGACTACGCCTACCTGCGCGAACACTTCCGGGAGAAGCACTTCCTGTGTGAGGAGGGTCGCTGCAGCACCGAGCAGTTCACCCATGCCTTCCGCACCGAGATTGACCTCAAGGCCCACAGGACGGCCTGCCACAGCCGCAGCCGTGCCGAGGCCCGCCAGAATCGCCAGATCGACCTGCAGTTCAGCTACACGCCACGGCACTCTCGCCGGAACGAGG GGGTCGTCGGGGGCGAGGACTACGAGGAGGTGGACAGGTACAACCGCCAAGGCCGTGCGGGCCGGGCCAGTGGTCGCGGAGCCCAGCAGAGCCGCCGAGGAAGCTGGAG GGAAGAAGAGGACCGGGAAGTGGCAGCTGCCATCCGGGCCTCAGTGGCcgcacagcagcagcagcagcagcagcagcaacagcagcagcagcagcagcaggagacaCGCAGGAGTGAGGACCGGGAGGAGGGCGGCAGGCCCaagaaggaggaggcaggggtgcgGGGTCTCGAGGAGTTCCGAGGTGCCCGGCGTCCGCCCCGGACTCAGGGTGAAGGTCCAG GCCCCAAGGAAGCCTCAGCCAATGGTCCTATAAGCCAGGAGTCCCTCCCGGCAGCCGGCCCGGCCGCAGGGGCCATGCTTCCAAG caccctcccgccccccacctcgAAGCTCAAGGACGAAGACTTCCCCAGCCTCTgcgcctccacctcctcctccgcctcctcctcgtCCACCGCCGCGGCTGCTCTGGGCCCCGCGGGGCTGGCACTGGCCTACCAGGTGCCTGCCAGAGGCAGGAGCACCTTCCAGGAGGACGACTTCCCCGCCCTGGTGTCCTCCGCCTCGAAGCCCAGCTCCGCCCCCACCAGCCTCATTTCTGCCTGGAACAGCAGTGGCAGCAAGAAAGTGGCGCATCCCACCACAGGGGCCCAGGCTGCTGGCGGCAGCAGCCAGCCCCCCAGGAAGGCTGGGAAGGGGGGCAAGGGCAGCAAGAAGGGCGGGCCACCCCcctcagaggaggaggaggaggatggccGCGCCGGCCTCACCGCCCAGGAGCTCCGGAGCGTGCCCACCACGGTGGCCGTCTCCTCCCTGCTGGCACTGGCCTCCACCCAGACCCTCACCAAggttggcaagaaaaagaaggtgGGCTCAGAGAAGCCAGGTGCCGCCTcgccgcccccaccgccccctgaCAGAGATGGACCCCCTGGGGCCGAGCGGGTCCCCGGCGCACCCACCGGCAGAGCCGAGGGGCCAGTTGCCGTAATTGTCAACGGACACACGGAGGGGCCGGCCCCGGCTCGGAGCACACCCAAGGAGCCCCCTGGGCTCCCACGGCCCCTggggccccttccctgccccacagCCCAAGAAGACTTCCCAGCACTGGGAGTCCCCTGCCCACCCAggatgccccctcccccag GCTTCAACGCCGTGGTGCTCCTGAAGggcactccacccccacccccacccggcctGGTGCCCCCTGTCAGCAAGCCGCCGCCTGGCTTCTCCGGCCTCCTGCCCAGCCCACACCCGGCCTGCGTCCCCAGCACTGCCACCGCCACAAAAGC ACCGAGGCTGACACCTGCACCACAGGCCTACCTGGTGCCCGAGAACTTCCGGGAGAGGAACCTGCAGCTCATCCAGTCCATCAGGGACTTCCTGCAGAGTGACGAGGCCCGCTTCAGCAAGTTCAAGAGCCAATCGGGGGAGTTCAGACAG GGCGTGATCTCCGCGGCCCAGTATTACAAGAGCTGCCGTGACCTGCTCGGGGAGAACTTCCAGAAGATCTTCAACGAGCTGCTGGTGCTCCTTCCCGACACGGCCAAGCAACAGGAGCTGCTGTCCGCGCACACGCACTTCCGAGGCCGAGAGAGGCCTCCGGGCACCAAGGCCAAGAAGAAGAAGAGCGCGTGGCAGGCCAGTGCCCGGCCGGCGGGCCTGGACTGCTGCGTGTGCCCCACCTGCCAGCAGGTGCTCGCACATGGGGACGTCAGCAGCCACCAGGCACTGCACGCCGCCCAGGACAACGACTTTCCCTCCCTGCAAGCCATCGCCAGGATCCTCACGTAG
- the ZNF598 gene encoding E3 ubiquitin-protein ligase ZNF598 isoform X1, which translates to MAAAVAGAEGRRAALEAAAAVTPERGGGSCVLCCGDLEATALGRCDHPVCYRCSTKMRVLCEQRYCAVCREELRQVVFGKKLPAFATIPLHQLQHEKKYDIYFADGKVFALYRQLLQHECPQCPELPPFGLFGDLEQHMRRQHELFCCKLCLRHLKIFTYERKWYSRKDLARHRMQGDPDDTSHRGHPLCKFCDERYLDNDELLKHLRRDHYFCHFCDSDGAQDYYSDYAYLREHFREKHFLCEEGRCSTEQFTHAFRTEIDLKAHRTACHSRSRAEARQNRQIDLQFSYTPRHSRRNEGVVGGEDYEEVDRYNRQGRAGRASGRGAQQSRRGSWRYKREEEDREVAAAIRASVAAQQQQQQQQQQQQQQQQETRRSEDREEGGRPKKEEAGVRGLEEFRGARRPPRTQGEGPGELTLPWRGSHLGGPKEASANGPISQESLPAAGPAAGAMLPSTLPPPTSKLKDEDFPSLCASTSSSASSSSTAAAALGPAGLALAYQVPARGRSTFQEDDFPALVSSASKPSSAPTSLISAWNSSGSKKVAHPTTGAQAAGGSSQPPRKAGKGGKGSKKGGPPPSEEEEEDGRAGLTAQELRSVPTTVAVSSLLALASTQTLTKVGKKKKVGSEKPGAASPPPPPPDRDGPPGAERVPGAPTGRAEGPVAVIVNGHTEGPAPARSTPKEPPGLPRPLGPLPCPTAQEDFPALGVPCPPRMPPPPGFNAVVLLKGTPPPPPPGLVPPVSKPPPGFSGLLPSPHPACVPSTATATKAPRLTPAPQAYLVPENFRERNLQLIQSIRDFLQSDEARFSKFKSQSGEFRQGVISAAQYYKSCRDLLGENFQKIFNELLVLLPDTAKQQELLSAHTHFRGRERPPGTKAKKKKSAWQASARPAGLDCCVCPTCQQVLAHGDVSSHQALHAAQDNDFPSLQAIARILT; encoded by the exons GTGGTCTTTGGGAAGAAGCTTCCCGCCTTTGCCACAATCCCCCTCCACCAGTTGCAGCACGAGAAGAAATATGACATCTATTTCGCGGACGGCAAGGTTTTTGCCTTGTACAG GCAGCTGCTTCAGCACGAGTGCCCACAGTGCCCCGAGCTGCCGCCGTTCGGCCTCTTCGGAGACCTGGAGCAGCACATGCGGAGGCAGCACGAGCTCTTCTGCTGCAAGCTGTGCCTCAGGCACCTCAAG ATCTTCACGTACGAGCGCAAATGGTACTCGCGCAAGGACCTGGCGCGGCACCGCATGCAGGGGGACCCCGATGACACGTCCCACCGCGGGCACCCGCTCTGCAAGTTCTGTGACGAGCGCTACCTGGACAACGACGAGCTGCTGAAACACCTGCGGCGAGACCACTACTTCTGCCACTTCTGCGACTCGGACGGGGCCCAAGACTACTACAG CGACTACGCCTACCTGCGCGAACACTTCCGGGAGAAGCACTTCCTGTGTGAGGAGGGTCGCTGCAGCACCGAGCAGTTCACCCATGCCTTCCGCACCGAGATTGACCTCAAGGCCCACAGGACGGCCTGCCACAGCCGCAGCCGTGCCGAGGCCCGCCAGAATCGCCAGATCGACCTGCAGTTCAGCTACACGCCACGGCACTCTCGCCGGAACGAGG GGGTCGTCGGGGGCGAGGACTACGAGGAGGTGGACAGGTACAACCGCCAAGGCCGTGCGGGCCGGGCCAGTGGTCGCGGAGCCCAGCAGAGCCGCCGAGGAAGCTGGAGGTACAAGAG GGAAGAAGAGGACCGGGAAGTGGCAGCTGCCATCCGGGCCTCAGTGGCcgcacagcagcagcagcagcagcagcagcaacagcagcagcagcagcagcaggagacaCGCAGGAGTGAGGACCGGGAGGAGGGCGGCAGGCCCaagaaggaggaggcaggggtgcgGGGTCTCGAGGAGTTCCGAGGTGCCCGGCGTCCGCCCCGGACTCAGGGTGAAGGTCCAGGTGAGTTGACTCTGCCCTGGCGTGGGAGCCACTTGGGAG GCCCCAAGGAAGCCTCAGCCAATGGTCCTATAAGCCAGGAGTCCCTCCCGGCAGCCGGCCCGGCCGCAGGGGCCATGCTTCCAAG caccctcccgccccccacctcgAAGCTCAAGGACGAAGACTTCCCCAGCCTCTgcgcctccacctcctcctccgcctcctcctcgtCCACCGCCGCGGCTGCTCTGGGCCCCGCGGGGCTGGCACTGGCCTACCAGGTGCCTGCCAGAGGCAGGAGCACCTTCCAGGAGGACGACTTCCCCGCCCTGGTGTCCTCCGCCTCGAAGCCCAGCTCCGCCCCCACCAGCCTCATTTCTGCCTGGAACAGCAGTGGCAGCAAGAAAGTGGCGCATCCCACCACAGGGGCCCAGGCTGCTGGCGGCAGCAGCCAGCCCCCCAGGAAGGCTGGGAAGGGGGGCAAGGGCAGCAAGAAGGGCGGGCCACCCCcctcagaggaggaggaggaggatggccGCGCCGGCCTCACCGCCCAGGAGCTCCGGAGCGTGCCCACCACGGTGGCCGTCTCCTCCCTGCTGGCACTGGCCTCCACCCAGACCCTCACCAAggttggcaagaaaaagaaggtgGGCTCAGAGAAGCCAGGTGCCGCCTcgccgcccccaccgccccctgaCAGAGATGGACCCCCTGGGGCCGAGCGGGTCCCCGGCGCACCCACCGGCAGAGCCGAGGGGCCAGTTGCCGTAATTGTCAACGGACACACGGAGGGGCCGGCCCCGGCTCGGAGCACACCCAAGGAGCCCCCTGGGCTCCCACGGCCCCTggggccccttccctgccccacagCCCAAGAAGACTTCCCAGCACTGGGAGTCCCCTGCCCACCCAggatgccccctcccccag GCTTCAACGCCGTGGTGCTCCTGAAGggcactccacccccacccccacccggcctGGTGCCCCCTGTCAGCAAGCCGCCGCCTGGCTTCTCCGGCCTCCTGCCCAGCCCACACCCGGCCTGCGTCCCCAGCACTGCCACCGCCACAAAAGC ACCGAGGCTGACACCTGCACCACAGGCCTACCTGGTGCCCGAGAACTTCCGGGAGAGGAACCTGCAGCTCATCCAGTCCATCAGGGACTTCCTGCAGAGTGACGAGGCCCGCTTCAGCAAGTTCAAGAGCCAATCGGGGGAGTTCAGACAG GGCGTGATCTCCGCGGCCCAGTATTACAAGAGCTGCCGTGACCTGCTCGGGGAGAACTTCCAGAAGATCTTCAACGAGCTGCTGGTGCTCCTTCCCGACACGGCCAAGCAACAGGAGCTGCTGTCCGCGCACACGCACTTCCGAGGCCGAGAGAGGCCTCCGGGCACCAAGGCCAAGAAGAAGAAGAGCGCGTGGCAGGCCAGTGCCCGGCCGGCGGGCCTGGACTGCTGCGTGTGCCCCACCTGCCAGCAGGTGCTCGCACATGGGGACGTCAGCAGCCACCAGGCACTGCACGCCGCCCAGGACAACGACTTTCCCTCCCTGCAAGCCATCGCCAGGATCCTCACGTAG
- the ZNF598 gene encoding E3 ubiquitin-protein ligase ZNF598 isoform X3, translated as MAAAVAGAEGRRAALEAAAAVTPERGGGSCVLCCGDLEATALGRCDHPVCYRCSTKMRVLCEQRYCAVCREELRQVVFGKKLPAFATIPLHQLQHEKKYDIYFADGKVFALYRQLLQHECPQCPELPPFGLFGDLEQHMRRQHELFCCKLCLRHLKIFTYERKWYSRKDLARHRMQGDPDDTSHRGHPLCKFCDERYLDNDELLKHLRRDHYFCHFCDSDGAQDYYSDYAYLREHFREKHFLCEEGRCSTEQFTHAFRTEIDLKAHRTACHSRSRAEARQNRQIDLQFSYTPRHSRRNEGVVGGEDYEEVDRYNRQGRAGRASGRGAQQSRRGSWRYKREEEDREVAAAIRASVAAQQQQQQQQQQQQQQQQETRRSEDREEGGRPKKEEAGVRGLEEFRGARRPPRTQGEGPGPKEASANGPISQESLPAAGPAAGAMLPSTLPPPTSKLKDEDFPSLCASTSSSASSSSTAAAALGPAGLALAYQVPARGRSTFQEDDFPALVSSASKPSSAPTSLISAWNSSGSKKVAHPTTGAQAAGGSSQPPRKAGKGGKGSKKGGPPPSEEEEEDGRAGLTAQELRSVPTTVAVSSLLALASTQTLTKVGKKKKVGSEKPGAASPPPPPPDRDGPPGAERVPGAPTGRAEGPVAVIVNGHTEGPAPARSTPKEPPGLPRPLGPLPCPTAQEDFPALGVPCPPRMPPPPGFNAVVLLKGTPPPPPPGLVPPVSKPPPGFSGLLPSPHPACVPSTATATKAPRLTPAPQAYLVPENFRERNLQLIQSIRDFLQSDEARFSKFKSQSGEFRQGVISAAQYYKSCRDLLGENFQKIFNELLVLLPDTAKQQELLSAHTHFRGRERPPGTKAKKKKSAWQASARPAGLDCCVCPTCQQVLAHGDVSSHQALHAAQDNDFPSLQAIARILT; from the exons GTGGTCTTTGGGAAGAAGCTTCCCGCCTTTGCCACAATCCCCCTCCACCAGTTGCAGCACGAGAAGAAATATGACATCTATTTCGCGGACGGCAAGGTTTTTGCCTTGTACAG GCAGCTGCTTCAGCACGAGTGCCCACAGTGCCCCGAGCTGCCGCCGTTCGGCCTCTTCGGAGACCTGGAGCAGCACATGCGGAGGCAGCACGAGCTCTTCTGCTGCAAGCTGTGCCTCAGGCACCTCAAG ATCTTCACGTACGAGCGCAAATGGTACTCGCGCAAGGACCTGGCGCGGCACCGCATGCAGGGGGACCCCGATGACACGTCCCACCGCGGGCACCCGCTCTGCAAGTTCTGTGACGAGCGCTACCTGGACAACGACGAGCTGCTGAAACACCTGCGGCGAGACCACTACTTCTGCCACTTCTGCGACTCGGACGGGGCCCAAGACTACTACAG CGACTACGCCTACCTGCGCGAACACTTCCGGGAGAAGCACTTCCTGTGTGAGGAGGGTCGCTGCAGCACCGAGCAGTTCACCCATGCCTTCCGCACCGAGATTGACCTCAAGGCCCACAGGACGGCCTGCCACAGCCGCAGCCGTGCCGAGGCCCGCCAGAATCGCCAGATCGACCTGCAGTTCAGCTACACGCCACGGCACTCTCGCCGGAACGAGG GGGTCGTCGGGGGCGAGGACTACGAGGAGGTGGACAGGTACAACCGCCAAGGCCGTGCGGGCCGGGCCAGTGGTCGCGGAGCCCAGCAGAGCCGCCGAGGAAGCTGGAGGTACAAGAG GGAAGAAGAGGACCGGGAAGTGGCAGCTGCCATCCGGGCCTCAGTGGCcgcacagcagcagcagcagcagcagcagcaacagcagcagcagcagcagcaggagacaCGCAGGAGTGAGGACCGGGAGGAGGGCGGCAGGCCCaagaaggaggaggcaggggtgcgGGGTCTCGAGGAGTTCCGAGGTGCCCGGCGTCCGCCCCGGACTCAGGGTGAAGGTCCAG GCCCCAAGGAAGCCTCAGCCAATGGTCCTATAAGCCAGGAGTCCCTCCCGGCAGCCGGCCCGGCCGCAGGGGCCATGCTTCCAAG caccctcccgccccccacctcgAAGCTCAAGGACGAAGACTTCCCCAGCCTCTgcgcctccacctcctcctccgcctcctcctcgtCCACCGCCGCGGCTGCTCTGGGCCCCGCGGGGCTGGCACTGGCCTACCAGGTGCCTGCCAGAGGCAGGAGCACCTTCCAGGAGGACGACTTCCCCGCCCTGGTGTCCTCCGCCTCGAAGCCCAGCTCCGCCCCCACCAGCCTCATTTCTGCCTGGAACAGCAGTGGCAGCAAGAAAGTGGCGCATCCCACCACAGGGGCCCAGGCTGCTGGCGGCAGCAGCCAGCCCCCCAGGAAGGCTGGGAAGGGGGGCAAGGGCAGCAAGAAGGGCGGGCCACCCCcctcagaggaggaggaggaggatggccGCGCCGGCCTCACCGCCCAGGAGCTCCGGAGCGTGCCCACCACGGTGGCCGTCTCCTCCCTGCTGGCACTGGCCTCCACCCAGACCCTCACCAAggttggcaagaaaaagaaggtgGGCTCAGAGAAGCCAGGTGCCGCCTcgccgcccccaccgccccctgaCAGAGATGGACCCCCTGGGGCCGAGCGGGTCCCCGGCGCACCCACCGGCAGAGCCGAGGGGCCAGTTGCCGTAATTGTCAACGGACACACGGAGGGGCCGGCCCCGGCTCGGAGCACACCCAAGGAGCCCCCTGGGCTCCCACGGCCCCTggggccccttccctgccccacagCCCAAGAAGACTTCCCAGCACTGGGAGTCCCCTGCCCACCCAggatgccccctcccccag GCTTCAACGCCGTGGTGCTCCTGAAGggcactccacccccacccccacccggcctGGTGCCCCCTGTCAGCAAGCCGCCGCCTGGCTTCTCCGGCCTCCTGCCCAGCCCACACCCGGCCTGCGTCCCCAGCACTGCCACCGCCACAAAAGC ACCGAGGCTGACACCTGCACCACAGGCCTACCTGGTGCCCGAGAACTTCCGGGAGAGGAACCTGCAGCTCATCCAGTCCATCAGGGACTTCCTGCAGAGTGACGAGGCCCGCTTCAGCAAGTTCAAGAGCCAATCGGGGGAGTTCAGACAG GGCGTGATCTCCGCGGCCCAGTATTACAAGAGCTGCCGTGACCTGCTCGGGGAGAACTTCCAGAAGATCTTCAACGAGCTGCTGGTGCTCCTTCCCGACACGGCCAAGCAACAGGAGCTGCTGTCCGCGCACACGCACTTCCGAGGCCGAGAGAGGCCTCCGGGCACCAAGGCCAAGAAGAAGAAGAGCGCGTGGCAGGCCAGTGCCCGGCCGGCGGGCCTGGACTGCTGCGTGTGCCCCACCTGCCAGCAGGTGCTCGCACATGGGGACGTCAGCAGCCACCAGGCACTGCACGCCGCCCAGGACAACGACTTTCCCTCCCTGCAAGCCATCGCCAGGATCCTCACGTAG